TTTCACGAGTTATTATATCGAAATTCTTGCCTTCACTGCTATTTCCACCGTTGCCGcaaatgtaattataaatattagaaagaataaattcctaaaaataaaaatacaagaactaaattctaaattaagaaaaagtacAATGAGATATTTAACCTTTGAAGTATCTCTACTTATtgaagtatatatattttcaaccaatcaaacttcttttttcattaattccatcaaataatttgattttaacttattttaaaattggtgAGGTTTTATAGTTAGACAaatattatatacttttttaaatatgaaaagaaaactttgtaattataaaaaaatggtaCAATGTATATGTTACGTTTAGAAAAATAAGTGGTAAGAATTTATTTGTAACAAAATAATGGTAAGGAAAAGGGCATGAGACCTTTGAACacattaattattcaatttaatatttatgataattaatttagaataGAACACCAAGTTGGGTTGGGCGTTTAATGTTAGATTCATTGGTCTGCAAAAACTTTCTTCTTGCTTTATGGAAAGGTAAGGTTGAATGAATGGATGAGACAAATTGgctggttggttggttggttgttGTGGTAATGGTGTACATTAATGTGCTTTGGAACAAGTAAATAATTGTGTGGGTCTAAATTTGTAAACTTAATCATTCAATTGGGTCtgatttgaattttctttccgTTCAAGTTAaccaatgaatttaacaattattttcatattgaaacctgaacttaataattatttgggACATAgattttaagattttcaaagAGAATACTAaggactaattttaaaataaataaaagtaattatcAAAAGTAATTTAACCTGTAGCTCAAACCAAGCCAAAACCTTTCCTAAAATGGGATTTAGAACACTTAAAATATTGGTGATTAAAGTTTTGCATGAGTCATGATTTTGGAGTTTAGTGTATCCCAGTTTTGTTGATATCAAAAGCTAAAAGGTGAACTTTAGTAAATAATTtgcattatttaaatttgtgtcggatttaaatttagaatctttatatttcaattattaaagaaaaatcttttCTAGCATTCCCTTttacctattttattttaaacatgaatttaagagttagggtttagaattttataaaatgtattatttagagttttagggttttatagaaattattaatgtaattttaataataaaatacaaattatctgtataaaattttaatattaaatattaaaaactgctagaaaagataaattaatGGCTTGGATGTATCATTACCCATTATTTATTACCAAAATTTcctaaaagaattatttattttctcaatttactattttaacaaaaattccaGCTGTTCATTAcgatttggattttttttcttttatgaaaattctaatattttgaATGGCCTTAAtgatacaaatttatttttggaaaacacAAACACAGTTAGGAATTTTGAATATGGTGAATAAAAACCATGATTATCCTAATCATAACAAAAGGATAATATTATGTGACAGGGTACATAACTTCCAAAAACAAAGTTACCACTGATTTAATTCAGAGTTtctgcaaatatatatatatatatatatatatatatatattactgcTCTCATCTGATTCATCACAAAAAGGTCTCAgatgttttctttcttattcCCTCCATCTTCATCTACGTAATACGATTTACAACATTTATATCTTTTACACTGTAACAACAAAATACATGATTGGTTGAGATTTATATTTATAACTCTCTCCACTTATGCATTTTTAATGGGTGCAAGAAGTCTTTCACAAGCATCCTTGAATGTTTCCGAATTGTTATCGATGTAATCCTTCGTTGCAGCTTCCAACTCTACCCAAATCGTTGGATCCGTCTCATCCAGCTCCATGTCACATCGCTCATCGACTGCAACCAGGGACATCCATTttacacataattattcatttttgcCCAGGGTTGTAATGAATCTCGAATGCGGAATGGTACAAGGAAGTAAGAATTCGTACCTGGATTGAACCGGAAGTAATGGATCTCAGGGTGCATAGGTAACAGCGTCCTCAAAGCTTCCTCTGCATGATCTACAGAGCATGCACTCTCAATCAGCACTTGCCCTGCATCTAGATATCGCCAACCACCTTTTCGAGCCTACACTGGAGATACTCATAAGTATATGGAATGAAGTAATTGAAATGTTAAGATGGCACGCACAAAAAGAGAAAAGGTTACCTTGGTAGGAAGAGAGCCAGATCCAATTGAAACTATACAATCAATTTTAGTATCAGGCCACAGAAGTTGTGCTTCTCGTATGGAGAAGATAGTTGGATTGTTTGCCAATAGAGCACCGTCGAGCCAACGGTATACACCTATGTAAAACATATCTTAACTTAATATAAAGGTTGAGAAGCTTAGacatacttaaaaattaattgttaacatAATCGAGCAGAAGAAAATTACCATCGGAAAAGTCATCAAGATAATACGGAGCAGCACAAGATGCTCTTATAGCTTCCCACAGAAGATGTTTACAACTTCCAACAAAAGCACTTCGTTTGCAGCCAACCTGGGTACCCGTAGTTGGAGATCCTAGCATAGTGGTTCCTGAACTTTTAGACGTCGCAATAGGCACCTCGGGCTTTCCAACAGGGTACTGCACATTaagaaatataaacatataaacaaactACTACATCTACTAAAATATTACCATATTGAATGATAAACTAGTCTACTTATATCTAGAGGGCAAACATAATATACTTGAACTCAATTAGATATTATCAAAAAAGGAACAGTTGACCTCAGACCTGATAATTGCGGAATATAAAAGGTTGCGCAGGCGTAACACTCGCTAAAGTTGACACGAGAAAAACTTTCGGAATGTTTTTCACAGCAGTCTCAATTAATATGTCATCACCATCCTCATCAGCACACATGTCCTGTAGCAACTTCTCTAACTTTTCTGCATTGTGCTGCAATACTAAATGTTAAAAGTGTGTTGCTGAAAGAAAAGGCTATTTTGAAAGGTGAACAAACAGGCATTTGAAGCATCGACCTTACCATGCCAAAATACctctaataaaaataagaaataagttGCAGCAGGTGTGATCACAATGTTTGGGATATAGtttcatataattattcatCCATCTTCATGCACACATGTACATACATTTTCAAGGAAGACATGAACGGAACACTAGCAGTAACAATAAATAAGCACAAATTCAAATACAATAGAGAAGAGATTCATACTTTAGATCCTTTTGCAACAACTCTGAAACTCTGTGATGAACTTTTATAAAGCTGGTCCAACTTGTGTTTCCAAGTTGCggcttcatttttcttttgcacAGGTTCAGAGAAAACAACTTTCCCtacaaagtcaaaacagggaaCACTATAAACAAAGTGAACTACAACTATATATACAGTGTTGATGAATAATGATTCTTTATGCAGAGCCATATAGTTACCAAGATTTCTGTATATTTCTTCCAATTGGTCCGAGCTCATCAACTTAATACCAAGTGCAGATGCGAAAATGCCACCCGTTGAAGTCCCACATATAAGGTCAAATAGCTCATGCATTCGCTTTCCTGTTCCCCTTTCAATTTCTTGAAGGATCTGCACAGTTGCAAGACCTTTCATGCCACCTCCGTCCAACGAAAGTATGCGTATGCCTGTTTTCGGGACCTGTCTCCCTTTAATAGCACGGCGCAAGCTTTCGTTCTCTCctacaaaataacataatacgATGATCCTATGATCTAAATATCCCCAAATcaaatccaagaaacataccaAGAATTGCCAAAGCACGAGCTGCAGCTTTATTTACTCGTCGCTCGGGTGTAGCCGTCAGCCGCATGAGAAGTTCCCTCAAGTTTTCAGAAGTGACAAGAATGTTATGATTCTCTCGGCAAAAGGCCAAATTCCCAACAGCTAGCAAAGCAAGCCTTTGCACCTGATTACACATATAAAAGGCTAATTATATGCACAGCCTTTAAATATAAGAGAATCAATTAAAAAGCAGAAAGTTACCTCTGGGTTTTTATGGCCAAACAGTATCTCTAATGATTTCATAATATCCTTACTTAGCATCTTATGAGCTACAGTATCAGACCCAAAGGCTAGTGTGACCACAACTTGCAGCACAGAGACCAGATCTTCAGGGGAAGGAGACCTCAAAACATGTTCAATTGGTTGCATGATGTCGCATTTTATTAACAACTCACTATGAAGATTACCAGCAAGATTTGATAAAGAAGAGCAAGCTTGTTCAACCtgaccataaaaaaaaaatgataaattagaaCAACTTTGATAAATCACGTGAAAAAAGAACAACGTATATGCAACATACCGAACGGCGATTGCCACTGTTTAACATTCTTATGAGCTGCCTCACTGACTTCTCATCTTTACCAACAAGTAAACGGTTCCCCGGGTCTTGCATTATTAGCTTCGACACAGCAGAGGCTAACAATGGATGATAGGAAGTAGGAGAACGGAAAATGAGGGAGAAAAAGGTACTGAGCCTGTGCTTAGATGCAACAAAATATGAACTATTCTCCATCTGCAAAcacaaacaaaagaaacaaacactTTTGATTATCGATTTATGCATAAGCATacaaacagaaaagaaaaagaagctaatatttgtttaacTTATTACCTTTTATGAGACTAAGCTTTCTTCAAAATCACCTCCAAAACGATGGCTTCACTTCACTCTTTCCACATACAGCATCCTCTCTTTCACTGAAAATCACGCGCCGCCGTCATCTTCCACCTCGAAAAACCTCCGATCGCAACCTCGAAAACCGATCCCTCCGTCGCGAAATCCCTCAAGGAGGTGTTAAATAGTGCGTTGGCGGCCGTTGACGACGACGCTTCCGAcgaaaatacttaaaaaaagaaaagaaaagaagaagcttTCACTGGGGACGGCGATTTTAGCAAAGGatgagaaagaaataaaaatgaaaatggaggaGTTTAGTTCGGAAAAAAGAAGGCTTTTGCATTAAATGTTGAATGTACTGATTCCcacttataataaaaacaaatcaaaattatgaTCTGAGGGATGCTGTCACTCACTTGTGTTTGGTAAGACAAATCTGTTTAGTATCATCCcacattcattttattattattacgtTGTCCATCTCCTTTTATTATAATCCCTTCagtatttgttattattttaattaccaaccaattaaattttttataaagtttttacACTTTTTCGCATCTCGACTAATATTTTAAcgattcaattattaaattcatcgTACATGTAAATTTTCGAAACGCTATCTCTATTGTATCGATCTAAAttactatatacatatattaatatttattaaacagttcaaatttttttacctaaagtaaatagttataaatttttactttacatCGAATTTGAAATGCATAATCGGtttgaatgaaatataaattataacaattggattgttaaaatgttaatagtACAAAGAGGTATAAAAGAGTGTTGTGGCACCCCACATTTGGCTCGGTCGCCAAACTCAAATGCGAGGCGTTATATTCTGTTACCAGAGCAACTCAAACTGTCGTAATTAATTCCTTCAAAGCTAAACAGTGAATGTGTTATAATTTCATAAAGTTTCGTGTTATATAAGTGTAGTGCACTTGATTTAGGTCTAATGAGCTCACTTATATTGACTCGAGGTCATATAAGGTTAAACACGAAGTCAAGATACACATTTTAACTCAAATTGTCAAAATGAAAAGTTATGTCTCGAAACATATCTCTTCTATTTTGAATCTCTAGTTTCAAAGTGAGTTGCCTCAAGACAATAAAATTCATGTATGGAGACAAGTGGAAAATTACCTTAGGGTTTTATTAGTTTACTAATTAGTTTGGGTAATATTTATagatattttacttattttcttgTGGAATTAGATATtacttattcaaataatatttatattcaaatattttaatttttatctatagTTGATATGGGTATTAACTTTTAGATATTCATCATTTgaattcatatttattatacGAAAAAGTAAAGTGAATATTAACTCTCAATATCCATTAAAACAATGATACatcgtaaaataaaaatattgaaggacatcaaaataaatactattaactttgtttaaacataattaaatattaattatatttttattgggtcttgattttcaattttggattttgaattttaaattttgggttttaggtTTTGATTTTTGAGTTTCGGGTTTGATgcttttgtatttatttatatttaataattatcattaatatttttaaataaatttatttatatttattttaaacccttcaatatattttttgttttgcacCAGTGATAATGTGGCATCTTATTATTAAGTAATGATGCTTGAAACCTATCGTCAACAATGTATCATTTATTCTCCTTTTAAATATGTtgaatttcatattcaaataaatatttaacatctaaataaacaatttgGCTAATACAATCTACactattaataaaactaaaattaacatgcTTAAGAATTAAAGCtgtgtttaataaatttataaataaattctttaccAATACACTAATAATGATCCTTGagtaaacttaaaaaattaacttttaacatagaATATTTTCTCTTACCTAATTTGTGCATATAGATAATGTCACAAAGTTACTTTGGTATTACAAGTTAGCTcgacatttaatttttaaaatacataattttaatatcaaaattttcttttcactaaCTTGATAACTTTTTGACGCTATAGAAAAAGGTAAtaacatgataaataattgaagtgcatttaatattcttaatattatatatttacctatttcaacttttttactcacaaattaaactatttttttattttagtttcagATATATTGCATATGTGTTGTGTTTATTATTAGTTTGAAACAATACGTTTTgtcatttattatatattattttaaatacatatttgaatttaaaatttatgatttctacactgataaaatttttagtattaataattaaaatatttctaaaaaagaaGTATAGTTATGTAATAATGTGGTGATTGGAATCTAAAATGTAATACTTTATTTGGACTCATGAGCTCACGTGTtctcaccctttttttttcttttacgcaTTAAACtgtgttatattttatatatttaggtaAACTACATCTTTAGTCTCTAAATTATaggtaaattttcattttggttactttactaaaaaagttataatttgatcaataaagttttcaaaattgttattttttggtCAACCGGTTAGTAAGTGACACTTTTTagttagtttaataataattttagttcccaaaatttatattttatattaatttgaccacgattctatataaatattataaaatcctcaaaattatttaaaataaaaattctagaaaaacaaaatctccAAAATGTTGTTGAAGAactaatatatatgaaaataaggaaaattatcattcaatagaatctaataacaaattaaaaacagaacaaaaaaaagttagatCATTACATATTTCCTCAATGtttttcaaaccaaattaaTAATATCTTCAAGTCAAGTTCCATGCCTCAAAGAACATCTAGAACTAATATTACAGAGGCTTATAAAATCGACTATGAAGTCATTTTCTagcaaaaaatacaaaatatgccacgaaatttttgttcaaactcaattcaaaattttaattcattaaatttatttttcaaaacccaaattgtaaaaaaatgatattctaaatttttcttttcttataagaAAAAGTTATGTGAAGAAACAAAAGAGGTAAAAACATAGAAccaataattttgtttaatgctttttaatgtttttaaagatGAGGTATTAGAGATTTTATATAGGTAATACAAAGAGAAAATTTGGagggtttaaaaattttccttcattttctctcactttatttacttttatttttttgtttttaaatttttaaaattttaaaaagtatttcaaattttatcatttacacgtaattaaagtaaaattgatagaaaatataaaactttagtaatcaaattgtaatttattttagttaaaatttacgcataatttagtgactaatgatATAATTCACTCAtacttatatataattaagtcCTTTCACAATGGAcacatgttctttttttttctttttctttacatgAGAACATTATTGGTAAATTTCAATTCCAACccctttactttttagattataagaatggttaaattttaatttgatctttaTATTTGGTTCTAAATTGAGATCTAACCTACATACATTAACTTTGACATAGTTTGATACCTcaacttttataatgttattagttagactaaatactttattctaactaaaatgataatgtgaattttaagaattgttagcatcattaaaattctttattaaattcaagtccCTCAAAATGCCACATCAACACAAATGAATTCTAATAATGTTAACAAATAGATCTAaacttttaaattcaaaattagagaaactaaatttctaaaaataaaaatatgaaaattaaattctaaatataccaacaacacaaaaattttaaacaaattataacctttaaatttgtacactatatttaataaaaaataagtagataaaaattatactaatttatatcaaattaattatagaattttaGCACACTAAAGACGTGTTGGAAAGTctggcaaaaaaaaaagacgTTGGAAAGGTCTTCAAACTGATACTTTAGCTTCAGTTAGGTGGCATTATGATTTGCGATAAATGGAAAGCCCATCGTTAGCATTCAACTTTCAAGGAATATAAATTTCTCCGCAAAATAAGGCGTatagactttttttttattaattagggttttaggtcgtttttttaattaattagttctttaggttagttttaaaattaattagggaAACAGATcgatttaaatggaaaatttgttCAGCTGGACGCGCTTTCCAGCAACGGTAAAAAAGTAACTGTTTTTTGAACATTGCTGTgccaacaataaaaaataaatataccaacggttaaattttttttaccctataaatacccctcaaatttcatttttttcattcacatcCATCTTTCAACTCTCGCAACTCTCTCAAACCCTTTCAAGTCTCTCAACTCTctcgttttaaaattttcgatattttaatttaaaaatattgtttttaactatctcatttttattcattcaaattgATTTCTCACGAATGGTCATCTCTCTAATCTGTTTCGACGACAAACATATTTTCGCCACCCAATTAGCAAAGGTAAGCTGGAAATTTAAATTTCgttaatttcaataatgttaaatttattttttaatttgaaattgtttttattgtgtAAATAGGCGGATGGTCGTGTTCTGGAGGGCTTCACTCATAATATAGGAAAGTCTGTAATCCCTGAAATTTGTGGCCACTTGCAAGCGGCTGGATTCTTACATGCGTCTCACATGTCCGGAGGCTGCAAACTTGATTTGGCACTAATCAGCGcattggtggaaagatggagaccCGAAATACTCACTTTCCACCTTCCATGCAGCAAGTGTACAATCACATTCGAAAACATAGCGCTACAACTCAGTCTGCCAGTGGATGGGCTAGTCATCACGGGATCAGCGATCGTTCCAAGCAAAGTGGGCCTCTGCCAATCATTGTTGGGGAAGGTCTTTGACAAATTCAAATATGGTCAGCTATCGATGAACTGGTTGAAGGATAATTTCAACGGGCATTCTGAAGACCCTGAAGATCGAACGAAGAAGGTCATAACATAATACACCTAAGCATACATCATGAGGTTAATCGAGGGCATTTTAATGCCTGACAAATCTCGAAATTTGGTACATGTAAGGTGACTACTACATCTAGTAGACTTCAATGAGTGCGAGAAACTAAGTTAGGGATTTTCTGTATTGTCCACGTTATACTGGGAGATGTGTCGGGCCACGGTACCAAGTGCGGCGTGATCGGTGGTTATTTGCTCCTATTGCAGTTGTGGACCTAGTGGCGACTACCATTTCTATAACACCTCTAATCCGTATCcgtcgtcagattagggttacggagcattaccgtacaattgAAAACATGTAAActtaatatcattcaataacataaaaaaatcataaaccaaTCATATACATACATTCCATCCCTAAATCGAGTCATCGAGGCTTTAATAATACTATAGAAACGATtcaggactaatttaaaatgatttgaaaagtCTAGgacaaagtcaaaaaaatttagaaacaagggtcacacggttgtgtgtctcacacggctgagacacacgcccatgtctcaggccgtgtaaccttcgaactagggacacacagccgtgtcctcacccatgtaactctttgagttatcccacacgctcgtgtgccaggccgtgtgtcaggccgtgtaactcactgacttgcaccCTAAAGAACCTATCAgatgacacatggccatgtcgaCAGGCCGTGTGTCTTATACGattgagtcacacgcccgtgtctcaggccgtgtggacctaaaatgaaccttaaacaacAAGTCTACCATTTCAAACTTACTTAGACTCTAAGTAAACGATATCCCAACTGAAAGACCTATTCAAAGTGACATCAAACAagctaaaaatatgaaaaatcaacCATTagatgtgcctaaccaatgtatccTTAATGAGACCACAAGTATATACCATCAACACTtacttaaacatattaaaatatgccataattCAAGTCTAAAAACCCCATTCCCTATTAAGtctaaaacacaacataatTGACCATTCTCAAACCAATTTTTTTGTACCAAAATGTTATATACATCTACTATTTTAAAGTGTCCCAAAAGGACTTACCTAAACAAACATCATAAGTCCATTGCCATTCATTATCATCAAAGTATAAACATCTAaatttttaccatttacatTTTCACCAAAACATCGTCATACCAAAAACTcttcctattacatgccacttTAACCAACCACAAACAAGTACCAAAAAGACTACCAAGGTGAAGATAATAGTGtacgagcttccaaaccgatccaATCAAAGCAACAATTCCAAGAGTCCtacaaacataaaattaaatgaataagcacaaagaagcttagtaagttcgataaGTAAACTCATTTGCTATCAAATACCAAATTTCCAAAGGATGTTAACCTTTATTACACCGGCAATAAGCCTGAATAACACCGGCATTAAGCCAgctaggcacaaagcctgaATAACACCGACACTAAGCttgctaggcacaaagcctgaATAACAGTATGATTCAACACTTAAATATCATTCCATAACagaatttaaagattaaatcacTAACAAGGAATTTAGTTTAACTATACATAAGCATAAAATGAACTTACGGACTAGTTGGTAGTAATTGCAAAGCATAGGAACTACACTGAAATATTTCCTTTTCCACGATCGTCAACACGTTTGTGATCTAAAACAatagtttcattcaattaagtacttctaaacttcaatttaatccataattcatttttatgtaaaattactatttttcccttaacattttaactttctcacaatttaatccttgcttataacttaaaatctaacaattttaatctaaatccaTGTTAGTCAAACATATAAGGAACCTTGAAACAACTCATAAttatcatcatttcataataaaaccctagaatttatataattaacaatttagtccctaattccaaaattcaacaaaaatcacttaacaaaacttgtttatttttcaacaaagattcatgatctaccatttaacatcaagaaccattcaagaacattcatgacataaccctcaacctttaacagttttacaaattaacctcCGGGCTAGCTAAGTTAAGctaaaatgatttcaaaaacataaaaataattaaaaataagactTAAAAACTCACTATGCAAGGACTTATCCCTAACCAAATGCTCCAAGCTCTTTAATGGTGTTTTaggtttcaaataaaaaaaaaaagatgaagatgacaacattttgttcatcttttcttatttagtttttcttttaattaccaatttactaaattaaccttttaaaatcgttaaaatttcaataaaaccatgCCATGCACATCCATTAACTCtttaaatggtctatttaccatttaaatcctttaatttaaagtttcatatctatttgacccttttactaatagaactcaacttttttatcttttacgatttagtccttttacttaattaactacttaaacatcaaaatttcttaacaaaattttaatacgacctaaATAAAATcctttaaacattaaaataataataaaataatagtttgcTAATCAAAATTATGGTATCGAAACCATTGTTGCTATCTCattgaaaacgggctgttacagttTCTACATCCCAAGGTGACCTACCCATATATGTTTTCCTTGGTGACGAGGTAAACATCatttattaacaaatatataGTCTGTacagtaattttttattatatgtttggaCTAATATATAGCTTTTACAGGTGGATATTGCCCGAGGAGTTAGAAGATATTAGGCTGTTATTACATCAATGCTTGGAAGCCGAGGTTAGTTACTTATTCTTTCAAACCAATATTAATTACGTAATGATTCGTaaaaaaatcatacataacgatatttataattttgcttTTCAATTTGAATGGATGTCATACACCGACATCAATGTCATATCTTGCATCCCGCTGGAAGTGTTAGAAAATCAACAGATATGAGACACCAATGTCCAGTTATTCCTGTTCACACTATGTTTTTTCACAAGCACCACTGCACTACGGACCACTTCATAGGGTCTATTCTTCTATTCCCGCAGATACATATTTCGTGCCACCAACATCCGCCGCATACTATACCCCTGTGTAGATGTTGATGCTGAACCCCGTACCGGGACAGATGATGACGTATGCTCTGCCACTAATGACGGTACTGATGCAGACTATATTACAGCAGTCGATGCTTGGTATATTTTCGACGTACTCGGGATTTTAGGCACCTTATAGTTACACGCCTATAGTGACCCAAACACCGCACACATCACTGTCTTATGGGGGTGGCTCATCGTTACAACCACCAGACGTGAGAGTGACGATGGCAGGCAAGGATGACGCAACAATCGACAACGaaggaagatgatgatggtGTCAATCCCAAAAATACGATTGCCCAATATGTCATGGTAAGTACATATCTAGGCAATTATGACAATGAGGAGGAAGTCTACAAGCCCACACGTTGAACCTTCAATTGTACAGTCGATTGTATGTATAAATCATCCACTCGA
The window above is part of the Gossypium raimondii isolate GPD5lz chromosome 9, ASM2569854v1, whole genome shotgun sequence genome. Proteins encoded here:
- the LOC105798936 gene encoding phospholipase A I, coding for MENSSYFVASKHRLSTFFSLIFRSPTSYHPLLASAVSKLIMQDPGNRLLVGKDEKSVRQLIRMLNSGNRRSVEQACSSLSNLAGNLHSELLIKCDIMQPIEHVLRSPSPEDLVSVLQVVVTLAFGSDTVAHKMLSKDIMKSLEILFGHKNPEVQRLALLAVGNLAFCRENHNILVTSENLRELLMRLTATPERRVNKAAARALAILGENESLRRAIKGRQVPKTGIRILSLDGGGMKGLATVQILQEIERGTGKRMHELFDLICGTSTGGIFASALGIKLMSSDQLEEIYRNLGKVVFSEPVQKKNEAATWKHKLDQLYKSSSQSFRVVAKGSKHNAEKLEKLLQDMCADEDGDDILIETAVKNIPKVFLVSTLASVTPAQPFIFRNYQYPVGKPEVPIATSKSSGTTMLGSPTTGTQVGCKRSAFVGSCKHLLWEAIRASCAAPYYLDDFSDGVYRWLDGALLANNPTIFSIREAQLLWPDTKIDCIVSIGSGSLPTKARKGGWRYLDAGQVLIESACSVDHAEEALRTLLPMHPEIHYFRFNPVDERCDMELDETDPTIWVELEAATKDYIDNNSETFKDACERLLAPIKNA